The Argopecten irradians isolate NY chromosome 4, Ai_NY, whole genome shotgun sequence genome has a window encoding:
- the LOC138322294 gene encoding heme transporter hrg1-A-like — translation MEDVPAVWMRLRIGVAAVGVIVGLSVFTVFGVHYNNWNAAGWGLMSGVIALITLTVHIYSTRGLSQKDERKLKTLMLMGCFFQLMGVCGFTVYLTLAIVSNQGNTPTILANVSGLAEASLTRLVYDYDT, via the exons ATGGAGGACGTTCCAGCTGTATGGATGCGCCTTCGGATAGGGGTAGCTGCCGTGGGTGTAATCGTGGGTCTGTCTGTATTTACCGTGTTCGGTGTACACTATAATAATTGGAATGCAGCAGGCTGGGGTCTTATGTCAG GTGTCATCGCCCTCATAACTCTGACTGTGCACATCTACAGCACAAGGGGACTATCACAGAAAGATGAGAGAAAACTTAAAACATTGATGCTGATGGGCTGTTTTTTCCAACTGATGGGTGTTTGCGGGTTCACAGTTTACCTAACACTGGCTATCGTTTCAAATCAAGGTAATACTCCAACCATTCTAGCTAACGTCAGCGGTCTAGCCGAGGCAAGTTTAACCCGATTAGTGTATGATTATGATACGTGA
- the LOC138321636 gene encoding protein CIP2A-like — MLIYVLVFVSLSGCRASSNKRFLVDNQQPSPLPAAVYDDIHRQLDDLRSQDATQEREMAKISGRITDLNTHLSRSDALINDLITNQTTCQRLHASNNNGQTSYELRNISHRIDVISHQINHTDLETKNLSSITGITSAQVSGIYHMLEELVSLPAAHELKDVLQNSNLETIFGNITAAHAQSNTCECNMSAVNTLDQKYQSALLDLNNIKSQAVVSNNKLLQQEVTIQSLQQKLAQQDQTLNAKDVTINDMKLQINKLSQDLSRQEGVIQNFTSAKTSMSVDAASLDDKIKTQSATIQDMSNTMMQQQHFITNLIGWLKDTVKLPCTTGSVHNLCPMGSHDIFFHNQFHEAPSLSASASIYHIPTRAVVGHVTPTLTNVTPRGFRMTVTCESDSSYAIEATWKACVIPLVEDNAN, encoded by the exons ATGTTGATTTACgttcttgtttttgtttctttatcgGGATGTAGAGCGTCCTCAAACAAGCGATTTCTTGTCGACAACCAGCAACCGAGTCCCCTTCCTGCTGCTGTCTATGACGACATCCACCGGCAGCTTGATGACCTTCGATCCCAAGATGCAACACAGGAACGGGAAATGGCGAAAATTAGCGGCCGTATCACTGATctaaacacgcacctctcaAGGTCAGATGCACTTATTAACGATCTGATTACAAATCAAACGACTTGCCAACGTCTCCATGCATCAAATAATAATGGACAGACTTCATATGAACTACGAAATATCTCCCATCGAATTGATGTGATATCCCATCAAATAAACCATACTGATTTAGAAACGAAAAATCTTTCCTCTATAACCGGAATTACCTCTGCACAGGTATCCGGTATATATCATATGTTGGAAGAATTAGTATCATTGCCTGCTGCGCATGAACTTAAAGACGTTTTGCAGAATTCGAACTTGGAAACCATTTTCGGTAACATAACAGCTGCGCATGCTCAATCAAACACTTGTGAATGTAATATGTCAGCTGTAAACACATTGGATCAGAAATATCAATCTGCATTGCTTGacttaaataacataaaatccCAAGCCGTTGTTAGtaataataaattattacaaCAGGAAGTAACGATTCAGTCCCTCCAACAAAAACTTGCCCAACAGGACCAGACATTAAACGCTAAAGATGTCACGATAAACGACATGAAACTACAAATCAACAAGTTATCCCAGGATCTTAGTAGACAGGAGGGtgtgattcaaaattttacTTCTGCGAAAACCAGCATGTCAGTGGACGCGGCATCCTTAGACGACAAGATTAAGACCCAGTCAGCGACCATCCAGGATATGTCTAATACCATGATGCAACAGCAACACTTCATCACCAATCTTATTGGCTGGCTCAAAG ACACGGTAAAACTTCCTT GTACAACTGGCTCTGTGCACAACTTGTGTCCAATGGGATCACATGACATCTTCTTCCACAACCAGTTTCATGAAGCGCCATCTTTATCCGCTTCTGCCTCGATTTACCACATTCCAACCAGGGCTGTCGTGGGTCACGTAACACCGACATTAACGAACGTAACCCCTCGAGGATTCCGAATGACTGTGACATGCGAATCGGACAGTTCATATGCAATTGAAGCCACATGGAAGGCGTGTGTGATTCCTCTAGTCGAAGAcaatgcaaattaa